The Clostridium chauvoei genome has a window encoding:
- the aroE gene encoding shikimate dehydrogenase gives MEFYGLLGEKLSHSLSPKIHKLILDELNLEGAYKLFEVERENLKDFSKGLKVLKIKGVNVTIPYKQDIMKYLDNISKEALRIGAINTIVLKENKLYGYNTDYYGFGYMLDAHNIDINNKIAVILGNGGATKAVLHYLLDNKISKIYIVSRDPKANNEFKENRVKVIGYEKLKEIKGDILINSTPVGMYPKVDESPVSSDIINGFSVLVDLIYNPLETKFLSYGRALNKVTVGGLYMLVGQAVKAEEIWQNMKINKEVITKIYNGLNVK, from the coding sequence ATGGAGTTTTACGGATTATTAGGAGAGAAGCTTTCTCATAGTTTGTCTCCTAAAATACATAAATTAATATTAGATGAATTAAATTTAGAAGGAGCATATAAGCTTTTTGAAGTAGAAAGAGAGAATTTAAAAGATTTTTCTAAAGGGTTAAAGGTATTAAAGATAAAAGGGGTAAATGTTACAATACCTTATAAACAAGATATTATGAAATATTTAGATAATATATCAAAGGAAGCTTTAAGAATAGGTGCTATTAATACTATAGTTTTAAAAGAAAATAAGCTTTATGGGTATAATACTGATTATTATGGCTTTGGATATATGTTAGATGCGCATAATATTGATATAAATAATAAGATAGCAGTTATTTTAGGTAATGGAGGAGCTACTAAGGCTGTTCTTCATTATTTGTTAGATAATAAAATAAGCAAGATTTATATAGTAAGTAGAGATCCAAAAGCTAATAACGAATTTAAAGAAAATAGAGTTAAGGTAATAGGATATGAAAAATTAAAAGAAATAAAGGGAGATATATTAATAAATTCTACTCCAGTTGGGATGTATCCTAAGGTAGACGAATCTCCTGTAAGTAGTGATATAATTAATGGTTTTAGTGTTTTAGTAGATTTAATATATAATCCATTAGAAACAAAATTTTTAAGCTATGGTAGAGCTTTAAATAAGGTAACAGTAGGTGGCTTATATATGCTTGTAGGTCAAGCTGTTAAAGCTGAAGAAATATGGCAAAATATGAAAATAAATAAAGAAGTAATAACTAAAATTTATAATGGACTAAATGTTAAATAA
- the pheA gene encoding prephenate dehydratase: MNELEACRKEIDEIDKELVDLFERRMKIAVRVAEYKKKNNLPIFNEAREKQVIEKNIGILKEKSYADLTRKFFNNLMELSRSLQENLLFKKSKELNNKVDIDSVKLGFQGVRGSFSEEALIKYFGICNNSKSYEEFEEVFEALKNEEIDYGILPIENSCTGAITRVYDLLAEYGFYIVGEECIKIDQHLMGIKGSTIENITEVYSHPQGFEQSREFLSHNHDLKLIPYHNTAISAKLISDLKDKSKAAIASKRAAEIYNLEILKEKINDKKDNHTKFIIIGRDLEVNKGCNKVTVVFSLEDKAGTLYELLRYFADNNINLIKIESRPNKHESWKYLLYVDFQGNIKDKEVKSSLELIEKNSGYFKVLGSYKKSKC; encoded by the coding sequence ATGAATGAGTTAGAAGCTTGCCGAAAGGAAATTGATGAAATAGACAAAGAGTTAGTTGATTTATTTGAAAGGCGAATGAAGATTGCAGTTAGAGTTGCAGAGTATAAAAAGAAAAATAATCTTCCTATATTTAATGAAGCTAGAGAAAAACAAGTTATAGAAAAAAATATAGGGATTTTAAAGGAAAAGAGTTATGCAGATTTAACAAGAAAGTTTTTCAATAACTTAATGGAGCTAAGTAGAAGCCTTCAAGAGAATCTTTTATTTAAAAAAAGTAAGGAATTAAACAATAAGGTAGATATAGATAGTGTTAAATTAGGCTTCCAAGGGGTAAGAGGTTCCTTTAGTGAAGAAGCTTTAATAAAATATTTTGGTATATGCAATAATTCAAAATCCTATGAGGAGTTTGAGGAAGTTTTTGAAGCATTAAAAAATGAAGAAATAGATTATGGAATATTACCAATAGAAAATTCTTGTACTGGAGCTATAACAAGAGTTTATGATTTATTAGCTGAATACGGATTTTATATAGTAGGTGAAGAATGTATAAAAATAGATCAACATCTAATGGGAATTAAAGGTTCAACTATAGAGAATATAACGGAAGTTTATTCACATCCACAAGGCTTTGAACAAAGTAGGGAGTTTTTAAGTCATAATCATGATTTAAAGCTTATTCCATATCACAACACAGCTATAAGCGCTAAATTAATATCAGATTTAAAAGATAAGTCAAAGGCAGCAATAGCCAGCAAAAGAGCTGCTGAAATTTATAATTTAGAAATATTAAAAGAAAAAATAAATGATAAAAAGGATAATCATACAAAGTTCATTATAATAGGGAGAGACTTAGAGGTTAATAAGGGGTGTAATAAAGTAACAGTAGTATTTTCGTTAGAAGACAAAGCAGGAACTTTATATGAACTTTTAAGATATTTTGCAGATAATAATATAAACCTTATTAAAATAGAGTCAAGACCTAATAAACATGAGTCATGGAAGTATTTGTTGTATGTAGACTTTCAGGGGAATATAAAAGATAAAGAAGTTAAAAGTTCTTTAGAGTTAATAGAAAAAAATAGTGGCTATTTTAAAGTTCTAGGAAGTTATAAAAAATCAAAGTGTTAA
- a CDS encoding DDE-type integrase/transposase/recombinase, which yields MDSIITYLITYNQYLIAIIGQLLLFISKHIPLNQMIFDDSNSPEYQKFKVDKLPTIIRFEKVDYILLLAYYKHKYNKTVKPVQRRNGKSIPKKTKCPKCGAPHEYIYDNNGSKGQFQCKVCGLTFKETNHTTKPIVFICPYCGATLTEQKQRKHFKIHKCNNSKCLYYQRNLKNLPKNIDPCDKYKYKLHYIYREFNINFFKMDLYPISKHATGFSFKKFSPHIMGLCLTYHVNCKMSTRQTAHVLKEVHGIKISHRTVANYALTAAAVIKPFVDTFDYKPSKILSADETYIKVKGIKHYVWIVMDACKRSILGYQVSDTRDTGPCILAMRMAFDKFKDFPGKALNFVADGYSSYPLAKQQFELEKNKEFNLTQVIGLTNDDPVSEEFRWVKQVVERLNRTFKSSYRGTCGYGSDEGALYGFSLWVAYYNFLRPHPYNYWRPLNELKQLDGIDNMSAKWQILISLGQQTILHMQESQTS from the coding sequence ATGGATTCAATTATAACTTATTTAATTACTTATAATCAATATTTAATTGCCATTATCGGTCAATTACTTTTATTCATCTCAAAACATATTCCACTTAACCAGATGATATTTGATGATTCTAATAGTCCAGAATACCAAAAATTCAAAGTAGATAAGCTACCCACAATTATTAGATTTGAAAAGGTAGACTATATATTACTTTTAGCTTATTACAAACATAAATATAACAAGACCGTAAAACCCGTCCAAAGACGGAACGGGAAGTCTATCCCTAAAAAAACTAAATGTCCTAAGTGTGGTGCACCACATGAATATATATACGATAACAATGGCAGTAAAGGACAGTTTCAATGTAAAGTTTGTGGTCTTACATTTAAAGAAACTAATCACACAACTAAACCAATAGTATTTATATGTCCTTATTGCGGTGCTACGCTTACGGAACAAAAGCAACGCAAGCACTTTAAAATACATAAATGCAATAATTCTAAATGCTTATACTATCAAAGAAATCTTAAGAATCTTCCAAAGAATATTGATCCTTGTGATAAATACAAGTATAAGCTTCATTACATATATCGTGAATTTAATATTAACTTCTTTAAAATGGATCTATATCCAATATCAAAACATGCTACCGGATTTAGTTTTAAGAAGTTTAGCCCGCATATAATGGGACTATGCTTGACTTATCACGTTAATTGTAAAATGTCTACAAGACAAACAGCTCATGTTTTAAAAGAAGTTCATGGAATAAAAATTTCACATAGAACTGTTGCTAATTATGCTCTAACAGCAGCTGCTGTTATTAAGCCGTTTGTTGATACCTTTGATTACAAACCCTCTAAAATACTTTCTGCCGATGAAACTTATATAAAAGTAAAAGGCATTAAGCATTATGTCTGGATTGTAATGGATGCTTGTAAAAGGTCTATTCTAGGTTATCAAGTATCTGATACAAGAGATACTGGCCCTTGTATACTAGCAATGCGTATGGCTTTTGATAAGTTTAAAGACTTCCCTGGAAAAGCTTTAAACTTCGTTGCCGATGGTTACAGTTCATATCCGTTAGCGAAGCAACAATTTGAATTAGAAAAAAATAAAGAATTTAATCTAACTCAAGTTATCGGACTTACTAACGATGATCCAGTATCTGAAGAATTTCGTTGGGTTAAGCAAGTTGTAGAGCGTTTAAACCGTACCTTTAAATCTTCCTACAGGGGTACCTGTGGTTATGGAAGTGATGAAGGTGCTCTTTATGGCTTCTCCCTTTGGGTTGCTTATTACAACTTCTTACGCCCGCATCCTTACAATTACTGGCGTCCTTTAAACGAATTAAAGCAACTAGATGGTATTGACAATATGTCTGCAAAGTGGCAAATTCTTATCAGTCTCGGTCAACAAACCATATTACATATGCAAGAATCACAAACTTCTTGA
- the aroC gene encoding chorismate synthase: MSGIWGNNLKVSIFGESHGSGIGITIDGLPSGFEIDIDKIMIEMGRRAPGKSSISTARKESDKPEILSGYFEGKTTGTPLCAMIRNGDTKSKDYGKLKDLMRPGHADYTGNIKYKGFNDYRGGGHFSGRITAPLVFAGAICKQILEEKGIFIGAHINSIANIKDKSFLDFAKIDKKDLLDFKNFEVPLINKEIEEDIRRVILETKAKGDSVGGTIECVVLGIEAGIGDPFFDSVESTLAHLMFSVPAVKGIEFGKGFEMANMNGSECNDEYYYEENKIKTKSNNNGGILGGITNGMPIIFKVAIKPTPSIIKEQQTIDIKNKQNTTLKIEGRHDPCIVQRALPVIEAVTAIALVDLMIV; encoded by the coding sequence ATGAGTGGAATATGGGGAAATAATTTAAAAGTATCTATATTTGGAGAGTCTCATGGATCAGGTATAGGAATAACCATAGATGGACTTCCTTCTGGCTTTGAAATAGATATAGATAAAATTATGATAGAGATGGGAAGAAGAGCACCAGGAAAAAGCTCTATATCAACTGCTAGAAAAGAAAGTGATAAACCAGAGATATTAAGTGGTTATTTTGAAGGTAAAACAACAGGTACTCCACTTTGTGCAATGATAAGAAATGGAGATACTAAATCTAAAGATTATGGTAAATTAAAAGATTTAATGAGACCAGGTCATGCAGATTATACAGGTAATATTAAATATAAGGGCTTTAATGACTATAGAGGTGGAGGGCATTTTTCAGGAAGAATAACAGCACCATTAGTATTTGCAGGAGCTATTTGTAAGCAAATATTAGAGGAGAAAGGGATTTTTATAGGTGCACATATAAACTCTATAGCTAATATTAAAGATAAAAGTTTTTTAGACTTTGCAAAGATAGATAAAAAAGATTTATTAGACTTTAAAAATTTTGAGGTGCCTCTTATAAATAAAGAAATAGAAGAAGATATAAGAAGAGTTATTTTAGAGACAAAAGCTAAAGGAGATTCTGTAGGTGGTACTATAGAATGTGTTGTTTTAGGTATAGAAGCAGGAATTGGAGATCCATTTTTCGATTCTGTTGAATCAACACTTGCTCATTTAATGTTTTCAGTTCCAGCTGTAAAGGGAATAGAGTTTGGAAAAGGATTTGAAATGGCAAATATGAATGGGTCAGAATGTAATGATGAATACTATTATGAAGAAAATAAAATTAAAACTAAAAGCAATAATAATGGAGGAATATTAGGTGGTATAACAAATGGGATGCCAATAATATTTAAAGTGGCTATAAAACCAACTCCATCTATTATAAAAGAACAACAAACAATAGATATTAAAAATAAACAAAATACTACTTTAAAAATAGAAGGAAGACATGATCCTTGTATAGTACAAAGGGCTCTTCCAGTTATAGAAGCAGTAACAGCAATAGCTTTAGTTGATTTAATGATAGTGTAA
- the aroA gene encoding 3-phosphoshikimate 1-carboxyvinyltransferase, with translation MANLRIGNSKLKGEIKVPPSKSMAHRAIICAALGNGVSRINNIDYSDDMIATIKGMKALGAKINKHKDYLEVIGIYSNGIKIDSFRTIDCNESGSTLRFLVPISLLFNGMSKFVGKGNLGKRPLTTYFEIFREQGIKYFGREGELDLLIEGKLKPGEFEVLGNVSSQFITGLLFTLPLLNGDSKIIITTEMESKGYIDLTISCMKDFGVEIINKNYKEFIIKGNQNYKSRNYKVEGDYSQAAFYLSADALGSEVLVNDLDLNSLQGDKEVVDILERMNVIFKSKKNALIGEVKNELKSTIIDGSQCPDIIPILAAVASLSKGTTEIINAGRLRIKECDRLKAVASELSKLGADIKEREYGLIIEGKEELQGGVEVWSFKDHRIAMTLAIAATRCKEPIIIKDFECVAKSYPKFFEDFKMLGGDVHEWNMGK, from the coding sequence TTGGCAAACTTAAGAATAGGTAACTCCAAATTAAAAGGTGAAATAAAAGTACCTCCATCTAAAAGTATGGCCCATAGAGCTATTATCTGTGCAGCCTTAGGAAATGGAGTTAGTAGAATTAATAATATAGATTATTCAGATGATATGATAGCAACTATTAAAGGAATGAAAGCTTTAGGAGCTAAAATTAATAAGCATAAAGATTACTTAGAGGTTATAGGGATTTATTCAAATGGAATTAAAATAGATTCTTTTAGAACCATAGATTGTAATGAATCAGGTTCAACATTAAGATTTTTAGTTCCAATTTCCTTGTTATTTAATGGTATGAGCAAGTTCGTTGGAAAGGGGAATTTAGGTAAAAGGCCATTAACAACTTATTTTGAAATATTTAGAGAACAAGGGATTAAGTATTTTGGAAGAGAGGGTGAGTTAGATCTTTTAATAGAAGGCAAATTAAAGCCTGGCGAATTTGAAGTTTTAGGAAATGTAAGCTCTCAATTTATAACAGGATTATTGTTTACCTTACCTTTATTAAATGGAGATTCTAAAATAATAATAACAACTGAAATGGAGTCAAAGGGTTATATAGACCTAACAATTTCATGTATGAAGGATTTTGGAGTAGAAATTATAAATAAAAATTATAAAGAATTTATAATAAAGGGAAATCAAAATTATAAATCAAGAAATTATAAAGTAGAGGGAGATTATTCACAAGCAGCCTTTTATCTTTCAGCAGATGCTTTAGGTAGTGAAGTATTAGTTAATGATTTAGACTTAAACTCCCTTCAAGGAGACAAGGAAGTAGTTGATATTTTAGAAAGAATGAATGTAATCTTTAAAAGTAAAAAGAATGCTTTAATAGGAGAAGTTAAGAATGAATTAAAATCAACTATAATAGATGGTTCTCAATGTCCAGATATAATTCCAATTTTAGCTGCGGTGGCATCTTTAAGTAAAGGTACTACAGAAATAATTAATGCAGGAAGACTTAGAATTAAAGAGTGTGATAGATTAAAGGCAGTAGCATCAGAACTATCTAAATTAGGAGCAGATATAAAAGAGAGAGAATATGGACTAATTATAGAGGGAAAAGAGGAGCTTCAAGGAGGAGTAGAAGTTTGGAGTTTTAAAGATCATAGAATTGCAATGACTTTAGCAATAGCAGCTACTAGATGTAAAGAGCCTATAATAATTAAGGATTTTGAGTGTGTAGCAAAATCTTACCCTAAATTCTTTGAGGACTTTAAAATGTTAGGAGGAGATGTACATGAGTGGAATATGGGGAAATAA
- the aroB gene encoding 3-dehydroquinate synthase, with the protein MNLTVDLKDKSYNIIIEKGLIDYIGLEVNKVFKGKKVVILTDKNVDKFYGEKVKKSLVNEGYEVKKISLEPGEETKAFRTLPRVYNELLDFKVTRSDLLLTLGGGVIGDLGGFIASTYLRGIDFIQCPTSLLAQVDSSVGGKVGVDLDRGKNLVGSFYHPKAVIIDPNVLNTLEERFFKDGMGEVIKYGCIKDREFFNKLKSYKDKTDVINNIEYIIHNCCTIKKIVVEKDEKDKGERMLLNFGHTLGHAIEQYYNYTKYTHGEGVAIGMYEITRISEEKGITKKGSSEEIKEILIKYNLPYKLDVNIEDILDAISLDKKNLGKILNLILLKEIGESFIYKTDNKFFC; encoded by the coding sequence TTGAATTTAACAGTTGATTTAAAAGATAAAAGCTATAACATAATTATAGAAAAAGGATTAATAGATTATATAGGTTTAGAAGTAAATAAGGTTTTTAAAGGTAAAAAGGTTGTTATTTTAACAGATAAAAATGTTGATAAATTTTATGGAGAAAAGGTAAAGAAATCTTTAGTAAATGAAGGATATGAAGTAAAGAAAATTTCTTTAGAACCAGGGGAAGAAACTAAAGCCTTCCGTACTTTACCTAGGGTATATAATGAGTTATTAGATTTTAAAGTTACGAGAAGTGATTTATTATTAACTCTAGGTGGAGGTGTTATTGGAGATTTGGGTGGCTTTATTGCATCTACTTATTTAAGAGGGATTGATTTTATACAGTGTCCTACATCATTATTAGCACAAGTTGATAGTAGCGTAGGTGGTAAAGTAGGAGTAGATTTAGATAGAGGAAAAAATCTTGTTGGTAGTTTCTATCATCCTAAAGCGGTAATTATAGATCCTAATGTTTTAAATACTTTAGAAGAAAGATTTTTTAAAGATGGCATGGGTGAAGTAATAAAATATGGATGTATAAAAGACAGAGAGTTTTTTAATAAACTAAAATCCTATAAAGATAAAACTGATGTTATCAACAATATTGAATATATAATTCACAATTGTTGCACAATTAAGAAAATAGTTGTGGAAAAAGATGAAAAGGATAAGGGAGAGAGAATGTTATTAAATTTTGGGCATACTCTTGGTCATGCAATAGAACAATACTATAACTATACAAAGTACACACATGGTGAAGGTGTGGCTATAGGAATGTATGAGATTACTAGGATTAGTGAAGAAAAAGGAATAACTAAAAAGGGTAGTAGCGAAGAAATAAAAGAAATTTTAATAAAATATAACCTTCCTTATAAATTAGATGTAAATATAGAGGATATATTAGATGCAATTTCATTAGATAAGAAGAATTTAGGGAAAATTTTAAATCTAATTTTATTAAAGGAAATAGGAGAGTCATTTATTTATAAAACAGACAATAAGTTTTTCTGCTAA
- the cls gene encoding cardiolipin synthase gives MSITIILTIIYIINIICSVSLIFIERKEPTTTWAWLLILAVLPGIGFIAYLTLGQNLSRQKIFREKKIIDERKAKELRDKFNEASEAHKIREEYVDLIKMNYNHSGSLYTTGNKLKTYINGEDKFKDVLEDIRNAKRFIHIEYYIFRMDGLGNTILDELKKKVDEGIEVRLLVDGMGSKNIRSKHIKYIQGLGIKFSIFFPGILPYLNVRINYRNHRKIVVIDGEVGYVGGFNVGDEYINRGTQFDFWRDTHIRVQGEAVNELNKRFILDWDYASEEEIKDYTKYFPKQKSYGDVGMQIVSSGPDHKEEYIKNAYMKIINNAKESVYIQTPYLVPDEPMMEALKIAALSGVDVRIIVPGEPDHFFMEWMLSSNIGDLLEFGVKIYRYQKGFIHAKTIVADGKVSSIGTANLDIRSFKLNFEINAVIYDEEFSKKQEAIFFNDEEDCKLVTIEEYQNRSRSLKIKEAVIRLVSPIL, from the coding sequence ATGAGTATAACCATAATATTAACGATAATTTATATTATAAATATAATTTGTTCAGTATCACTTATCTTTATTGAAAGAAAGGAACCAACAACTACTTGGGCATGGCTTTTAATATTAGCAGTACTTCCAGGTATAGGGTTTATTGCTTATTTAACATTGGGTCAAAATTTAAGTAGGCAAAAAATATTTAGAGAAAAGAAGATTATAGATGAAAGAAAAGCAAAAGAGCTTAGAGATAAGTTTAATGAAGCAAGTGAAGCTCATAAAATAAGAGAAGAATATGTTGACCTTATAAAGATGAATTATAATCATTCAGGATCTCTTTATACAACAGGAAATAAATTAAAAACATATATAAATGGAGAAGATAAATTTAAAGATGTTTTAGAAGACATAAGAAATGCTAAAAGGTTTATACATATAGAATATTATATTTTCAGAATGGATGGATTAGGTAATACTATATTAGATGAACTAAAAAAGAAAGTGGATGAAGGTATAGAAGTTAGATTACTTGTTGATGGAATGGGTTCTAAAAATATAAGGAGTAAACATATAAAATATATACAAGGCTTAGGAATAAAGTTTTCTATATTTTTTCCAGGGATCTTGCCATATTTAAATGTACGTATAAATTATAGAAATCATAGAAAGATTGTTGTTATAGATGGAGAAGTGGGTTATGTAGGCGGCTTTAATGTTGGTGATGAGTATATAAATAGAGGAACACAATTTGATTTTTGGAGAGACACTCATATAAGAGTTCAAGGTGAAGCTGTAAATGAGTTAAATAAGAGATTTATATTGGATTGGGATTATGCATCAGAAGAAGAAATAAAAGATTATACAAAATATTTTCCAAAACAAAAATCCTATGGTGATGTTGGTATGCAAATAGTATCATCAGGACCAGACCATAAGGAAGAATATATAAAAAATGCTTATATGAAGATAATAAATAATGCTAAGGAAAGTGTATATATTCAAACGCCATATTTAGTGCCGGATGAGCCTATGATGGAAGCGTTAAAAATAGCAGCATTATCAGGAGTAGATGTAAGGATAATAGTTCCAGGAGAACCAGATCATTTCTTTATGGAATGGATGCTAAGTTCAAATATTGGAGATTTATTAGAATTTGGGGTTAAGATATATAGATATCAAAAAGGATTTATACATGCAAAAACAATAGTAGCAGACGGAAAGGTAAGTAGTATAGGAACAGCTAATTTAGACATAAGAAGCTTTAAATTAAACTTTGAAATAAATGCTGTTATATATGATGAAGAATTTTCAAAAAAGCAAGAAGCTATATTCTTTAATGATGAAGAAGATTGTAAACTTGTAACTATTGAAGAGTATCAAAATAGAAGTAGAAGTTTAAAAATAAAAGAAGCAGTTATAAGGTTAGTATCACCTATATTATAA
- a CDS encoding NADH peroxidase codes for MKKFVCTVCGYVHEGDAAPEKCPLCQVGADKFIEQSGELTWADEHRVGVAKDVDPRIMEGLQANFMGECTEVGMYLAMARQADREGYPEVAEAYKRIAWEEAEHAAKFAELIGEVVEADTKANLQARVNAEHGACQGKKDLATLAKQLNLDAIHDTVHEMCKDEARHGMAFAGLLKRFFN; via the coding sequence ATGAAAAAATTTGTTTGTACAGTATGTGGATATGTTCATGAAGGGGATGCAGCACCAGAAAAGTGCCCACTATGCCAAGTAGGAGCTGATAAGTTTATAGAACAAAGTGGAGAATTAACTTGGGCTGATGAACATAGAGTAGGAGTTGCTAAAGACGTAGATCCAAGAATAATGGAAGGATTACAAGCTAACTTTATGGGAGAATGTACAGAAGTTGGAATGTACTTAGCAATGGCTAGACAAGCTGATAGAGAAGGATATCCAGAAGTTGCAGAAGCATATAAGAGAATAGCTTGGGAAGAAGCAGAACATGCAGCTAAATTTGCTGAATTAATAGGTGAAGTGGTAGAAGCAGATACAAAAGCTAACTTACAAGCAAGAGTAAATGCAGAACATGGGGCATGTCAAGGAAAGAAAGATTTAGCTACATTAGCTAAGCAATTAAACTTAGATGCAATCCATGATACAGTTCATGAAATGTGCAAAGATGAAGCAAGACATGGAATGGCTTTTGCAGGATTATTAAAGAGATTTTTTAACTAA
- a CDS encoding arsenate reductase ArsC — MKKVAFICVHNSCRSQIAEALGNLLAGDIFESYSAGTEIKSEINHDAVRIVKNLYDVDMNKTQKSKLLSDIPKVDIVIKMGCNVVCPYLPAEEVEDWGLEDPTGKSDDEFIKTIQIIEEKIKKLAIRLNK; from the coding sequence ATGAAGAAAGTAGCATTTATATGTGTACATAATTCATGTCGTTCACAAATAGCAGAAGCGTTAGGAAATTTATTAGCAGGAGATATTTTTGAAAGTTATTCAGCTGGAACTGAAATTAAATCAGAAATAAATCATGATGCAGTAAGAATAGTTAAAAATTTATATGATGTTGATATGAACAAAACACAAAAATCTAAATTGCTAAGTGATATACCTAAAGTAGATATTGTAATAAAAATGGGATGTAATGTTGTATGTCCATATTTACCAGCAGAAGAAGTAGAGGATTGGGGACTTGAGGATCCAACAGGAAAATCGGATGATGAATTTATAAAGACAATTCAAATAATAGAAGAAAAGATAAAAAAGTTAGCAATACGATTGAATAAATAA
- a CDS encoding NADH peroxidase, with product MKKFVCTVCGYVHEGDAAPEKCPLCKVGADKFIEQSGELAWADEHRVGVAKDVDPRIMEGLQANFMGECTEVGMYLAMARQADREGYPEVAEAYKRIAWEEAEHAAKFAELIGEVVEADTKANLQARVNAEHGACQGKKDLATLAKQLNLDAIHDTVHEMCKDEARHGMAFAGLLKRFFN from the coding sequence ATGAAAAAATTTGTTTGTACAGTATGTGGATATGTTCATGAAGGGGATGCAGCACCAGAAAAGTGCCCACTATGTAAAGTAGGAGCTGACAAGTTTATAGAACAAAGTGGAGAATTAGCATGGGCTGATGAACATAGAGTGGGAGTTGCTAAAGACGTAGATCCAAGAATAATGGAAGGATTACAAGCTAACTTTATGGGAGAATGTACAGAAGTTGGAATGTACTTAGCAATGGCTAGACAAGCTGATAGAGAAGGATATCCAGAAGTTGCAGAAGCATATAAGAGAATAGCTTGGGAAGAAGCAGAACATGCAGCTAAATTTGCTGAATTAATAGGTGAAGTAGTAGAAGCAGATACAAAAGCTAACTTACAAGCAAGAGTAAATGCAGAACATGGAGCATGCCAAGGAAAGAAAGATTTAGCTACATTAGCTAAGCAATTAAACTTAGATGCAATCCATGATACAGTTCATGAAATGTGCAAAGATGAAGCAAGACATGGAATGGCTTTTGCAGGATTATTAAAGAGATTTTTTAATTAA
- a CDS encoding deoxyribonuclease IV, producing MLNIGSHLSTTKGFKHMGIEALKIGANTFQFFTRNPRGGKAKEIDIEDIKELLEIMKENNFSKILAHAPYTLNACSADEKTREFAIQTMEDDLARMEYLPNNLYNFHPGSHVKQGSEVGIKYIVDMLNSVLKPDQTTKVLLETMSGKGTEVGRTFEEIAEIIDRVELKEHLGVCLDTCHIYDAGYDIVNNLDGVLNEFDRVIGLDRLYAIHLNDSKNPFESHKDRHEKIGEGFIGVDAITRIINHPKLENIPFFLETPNELDGYAEEIKLLRSKYKR from the coding sequence ATGTTAAATATAGGATCTCATTTATCAACAACAAAGGGATTCAAACATATGGGAATAGAAGCTCTTAAAATAGGAGCTAATACTTTTCAATTTTTTACTCGTAATCCTAGAGGGGGAAAAGCTAAAGAAATTGATATAGAGGATATTAAGGAACTTTTAGAAATTATGAAGGAAAATAATTTTTCTAAAATATTAGCTCATGCACCATATACATTAAATGCATGTTCAGCAGATGAAAAAACAAGAGAGTTTGCAATACAAACTATGGAAGATGATTTAGCTAGAATGGAGTATTTACCGAATAATTTATATAACTTTCACCCAGGTAGTCATGTAAAACAGGGAAGTGAAGTTGGAATTAAATATATAGTAGATATGCTTAATTCAGTATTAAAACCAGATCAAACAACTAAAGTTTTATTAGAAACAATGTCTGGAAAAGGAACGGAAGTAGGTAGAACTTTTGAAGAAATAGCAGAAATTATAGATAGAGTAGAGTTAAAAGAACATTTAGGAGTATGTTTAGATACGTGCCATATATATGATGCTGGATATGATATAGTTAATAATTTAGATGGAGTCTTAAATGAGTTTGATAGAGTTATAGGTTTAGATAGATTATATGCAATACATTTAAATGATAGCAAGAATCCATTTGAAAGTCATAAAGACAGACATGAAAAAATAGGAGAAGGATTTATAGGTGTTGATGCTATTACAAGAATAATAAATCATCCTAAATTAGAAAATATTCCATTCTTTTTAGAAACTCCAAATGAGTTGGATGGATATGCAGAAGAAATTAAGCTATTAAGAAGTAAATATAAGAGATAA